One Huiozyma naganishii CBS 8797 chromosome 4, complete genome genomic region harbors:
- the EAF3 gene encoding Eaf3p (similar to Saccharomyces cerevisiae EAF3 (YPR023C); ancestral locus Anc_8.131) — MDLKVGGKCLAFHGPLLYEAKVLKIWDANSRTVIQNEEGRQDEIEEEENLPSEQLKAQDCYFIHYQGWKSTWDEWIGLDRIKEYNAANNQIRKDLVQAAKEAKKQDQKKKKAAAATGTAAGNNLTGANGSGRRKRGDTPPTQPSQSSGPQSQSQSNYHQSVKQEPKSNGTGGGQTHTNMTQFDIVQPKITLHIPNKLKCKLVDDWEYITKNKQILSIPSNISINKVLKDYAQDLLEESDISLVESAQSEEFIAGIRQYFQASLPRFLLYRLERLQYEEMLAKTPPKLNRDDLCEVYGPIHLLRLMSVLPELVASTTMDQQSCQLIISQCENLLLWMTMHINELFCQSNYVNTSSQYEGVALGL; from the coding sequence ATGGATTTGAAAGTTGGTGGAAAATGTTTGGCGTTCCACGGACCGTTGCTCTACGAGGCCAAAGTGTTGAAGATTTGGGATGCTAACTCGCGGACGGTTATTCAAAATGAGGAAGGACGGCAGGACGAGattgaggaggaggaaaacTTGCCCAGCGAGCAATTGAAGGCTCAGGATTGCTATTTTATTCACTATCAAGGGTGGAAATCCACGTGGGACGAGTGGATTGGACTGGATCGGATCAAAGAGTATAACGCTGCCAACAACCAAATACGGAAAGATTTGGTGCAAGCAGCAAAAGAGGCGAAGAAGCAAGatcagaagaagaaaaaagctgctgctgcaacAGGGACAGCTGCTGGTAATAATCTGACTGGGGCCAATGGGTCTGGGAGAAGAAAGCGGGGTGATACCCCACCCACGCAACCTTCGCAATCTTCAGGTCCACAGTCTCAAAGTCAAAGTAATTATCATCAATCTGTGAAACAAGAACCCAAATCTAACGGTACTGGAGGGGGTCAAACACATACCAATATGACGCAGTTTGATATAGTCCAGCCCAAGATTACGCTCCATATTCCTAACAAACTAAAATGTAAGCTGGTCGATGACTGGGAATATATCACAAAGAATAAACAGATCCTGAGTATACCGAGTAACATAAGCATTAATAAAGTCCTAAAAGATTATGCGCAGGATCTACTAGAAGAGTCTGATATCAGCTTGGTGGAGAGTGCCCAATCTGAGGAATTTATTGCGGGGATAAGACAATATTTCCAAGCCAGTCTACCTCGCTTCTTACTTTACCGATTGGAACGATTACAATATGAGGAGATGCTTGCCAAAACGCCTCCAAAGTTAAACCGCGACGATCTATGTGAAGTGTACGGACCCATCCATTTACTACGATTAATGAGCGTTCTGCCGGAGTTAGTCGCATCCACAACGATGGACCAGCAGAGCTGTCAATTGATAATCTCTCAATGTGAGAACTTACTCCTGTGGATGACAATGCATATAAATGAACTATTCTGTCAGAGTAACTACGTGAACACGTCAAGTCAGTACGAAGGTGTTGCTCTGGGATTATGA
- the DSE1 gene encoding Dse1p (similar to Saccharomyces cerevisiae DSE1 (YER124C); ancestral locus Anc_8.133), with translation MFSSWFVCFPIGRGLLVGTKNVTSSIYINQCSCCFGITNFFLGFSSTSETSSCWAFTFCNVSYIPLVAVTPSRSGNMQAAMLNSTGMDNLFSPPVSPFGKDPVRKNKKINFHLNNRWHHNSRTKLRLPDVRKISNDFNDYYTTKKLKSDYWRINSLNVNSSNSIPVDFDVSGESLVIGNASDTQNLNFFKLASQDDTANSYPKVSLAKLQSVTVPGKPIVTTSLIDGCTAEQRLLTGHQDGKVNLISTTQNHSEIVKRFNHTKYLKSTSMWGPLKHADTPSPVRQLEVWQNDRQFVSVINDLLFIYSMEHTREPLYLNNHTSLQSVSLSKSYPYIMMLTLKDSVELLDVRTPQTVKLYSPNPADKLRCCEVMDTNRLAVGTSNAIDIVDWRNPQNDVISQCRGSGDARSLTHNSKLNELSCLDRFGNLSKWDMTYDAPIRTLKNGFRRTIDTDGFQCGDIVVSHGDIRQIKPWEGDSIATIGFEEVGVHRIVEVKNEINVSEDEHTYLNATSDTVSISSEDNTDVISWNTDVTTPCNSVLSLGEDNAFSKLYSLGEQ, from the coding sequence ATGTTTTCAAGCtggtttgtttgttttccaaTCGGCAGGGGTCTGCTGGTGGGGACAAAAAATGTGACATCTtccatatatataaaccaATGTTCATGTTGTTTTGGGATTACaaacttctttttgggTTTCAGTAGCACTTCTGAAACCTCTTCTTGTTGGGCTTTTACTTTCTGCAACGTTTCTTATATTCCTTTAGTTGCTGTAACACCAAGTCGCTCCGGTAATATGCAGGCAGCAATGTTAAATTCAACCGGCATGGATAACCTTTTCAGTCCACCAGTTAGTCCCTTTGGAAAAGACCCAGTcagaaagaacaaaaaaataaacttcCATTTGAATAACCGCTGGCATCACAACTCTAGGACGAAGTTGAGATTGCCCGATGTAAGGAAAATCTCAAACGATTTCAACGATTACTACACAACGAAAAAACTAAAGTCAGACTACTGGAGAATAAACAGCTTGAATGTTAATTCAAGCAATTCTATCCCTGTAGATTTTGACGTCAGCGGAGAATCCCTGGTCATCGGTAACGCTAGCGATACCCAGaacttgaacttcttcaaattggCGAGTCAGGATGATACTGCCAACTCATACCCTAAAGTTTCCTTGGCAAAGCTTCAATCGGTCACTGTGCCTGGGAAACCTATTGTGACAACGTCTTTAATTGATGGATGTACTGCGGAGCAAAGACTATTGACAGGTCATCAGGATGGCAAAGTCAATCTGATCTCAACAACGCAAAACCACTCCGAGATTGTCAAAAGATTTAACCACACAAAATACCTGAAGTCCACTTCTATGTGGGGGCCTCTAAAACACGCTGATACACCTTCCCCTGTACGACAATTGGAGGTTTGGCAAAATGATAGACAATTCGTATCTGTCATCAACGACTTGCTGTTTATTTACAGTATGGAACACACAAGGGAACCACTGTATTTGAACAATCATACCTCCCTACAATCTGTCTCCCTTAGCAAATCCTACCCCTATATTATGATGCTGACATTGAAGGACTCTGTTGAACTACTGGACGTCAGAACACCACAGACAGTAAAATTGTATTCGCCCAATCCCGCCGACAAATTACGCTGTTGCGAGGTCATGGATACTAATCGACTTGCTGTCGGTACATCAAACGCAATCGATATAGTAGATTGGAGAAACCCTCAAAATGATGTCATCTCACAATGTCGTGGCTCAGGGGATGCAAGGAGTTTGACACACAACTCAAAACTAAACGAATTGAGCTGTTTAGACAGGTTTGGGAATTTATCCAAGTGGGATATGACGTACGATGCACCTATTCGCACACTGAAGAACGGATTTCGTAGGACCATCGACACAGATGGGTTCCAATGTGGTGACATCGTCGTATCACACGGTGATATTAGACAGATCAAACCTTGGGAGGGGGATAGTATTGCCACAAttggctttgaagaagttggtGTGCACCGTATCGTTGAAGTAAAGAATGAAATCAACGTCTCAGAAGACGAGCACACTTATCTGAACGCTACCAGTGATACCGTGTCCATTAGTTCAGAAGATAACACAGACGTTATTTCATGGAACACAGACGTTACTACTCCCTGTAATTCCGTGCTCTCATTGGGGGAGGATAATGCATTCTCTAAATTGTACTCTTTGGGAGAACAATAG
- the YCK3 gene encoding casein kinase YCK3 (similar to Saccharomyces cerevisiae YCK3 (YER123W); ancestral locus Anc_8.132), protein MSRQHQRHIVGIHYALGSKIGEGSFGVIFEGENILNDHQRDPVAIKFEPRNSDAPQLRDEFRAYRILNDSEGIPHAYYYGQEGMHNVLVIDLLGPSLEDLFEWCGRKFSVKTTCLIAKQMIRRIREIHERDLIYRDIKPDNFLISQFQLMGHKSKYTTKSAHGDPNLIYMVDFGMAKQYRDPRSKQHIPYRERKSLSGTARYMSINTHFGREQSRRDDLESLGHVFFYFLRGSLPWQGLKAPNNKLKYEKIGLTKQKLNPSDLLMNNSLPSEFATYLKYVRALKFEEEPDYDYLIQLMDDVLEGQNLQDDNHYDWMDLNNGKGWDITINKRANLHGYGNPAPRHGANDKAPNKKSAQPPITNNNHTANRNTDESNNYSQGNVASSANDVYNSSGRLQSSSQRQAPQRYIKSSSKTYNSMGKLNGNSTDNSRGPRYIPQGKNNDLNPNYQQQQNQSRFNSDNYANYQESGSGNSRTGGICSKIFCCSWC, encoded by the coding sequence ATGTCACGTCAACACCAAAGACACATAGTAGGTATACATTATGCATTGGGTTCCAAAATAGGCGAAGGCTCTTTCGGTGttatttttgaaggtgaGAATATACTGAATGATCACCAGCGTGACCCTGTTGCTATCAAGTTTGAACCGAGAAATTCTGATGCTCCCCAATTGAGAGACGAGTTTAGAGCGTACCGTATTTTGAACGACAGCGAGGGTATCCCACATGCTTACTATTACGGTCAGGAGGGGATGCACAATGTATTGGTCATTGATTTGCTAGGGCCGTCGCTGGAAGACTTGTTTGAATGGTGCGGCAGGAAGTTTTCTGTGAAGACGACTTGCTTAATCGCTAAGCAGATGATACGCAGGATACGCGAAATCCATGAGCGGGATCTAATTTATAGAGACATCAAACCGGATAATTTTCTGATATCACAGTTTCAACTTATGGGTCACAAATCCAAATACACGACAAAGAGTGCCCATGGCGATCCAAATCTAATTTATATGGTCGACTTTGGGATGGCTAAACAGTATAGGGATCCGAGATCGAAGCAGCACATCCCTTACAGGGAAAGGAAGTCGTTAAGTGGTACAGCTCGTTACATGTCAATAAACACACATTTTGGAAGGGAACAGTCGAGAAGAGACGACTTAGAGTCGCTGGGCCATGTGTTTTTTTACTTCCTGAGGGGATCCTTACCGTGGCAAGGTTTAAAGGCTCCCAATAACAAGCTGAAATATGAGAAAATCGGACTcacaaaacagaaactaAATCCATCAGATCTTTTAATGAACAATTCCTTACCCTCAGAGTTTGCCACCTATTTGAAATACGTACGagctttgaaatttgaGGAGGAACCCGATTATGATTACTTAATACAGTTGATGGACGACGTTTTGGAGGGACAAAATTTGCAGGATGATAATCACTACGATTGGATGGACTTGAACAATGGGAAAGGATGGGATATTACTATTAATAAAAGGGCTAATCTGCATGGGTACGGGAACCCTGCTCCAAGACACGGTGCCAATGACAAGGcaccaaacaaaaaatcagCGCAGCCGCCCATCACAAACAACAATCACACGGCCAACAGGAACACGGATGAGTCAAACAACTACTCACAAGGCAACGTCGCGTCGTCGGCCAACGATGTGTATAATTCGTCAGGTCGACTTCAGTCATCGTCACAAAGGCAGGCACCCCAACGATACATCAAGTCGTCGTCGAAGACGTACAATTCTATGGGAAAACTTAATGGTAATAGCACAGATAATTCTCGTGGTCCAAGGTATATTCCTCAAGGTAAGAATAACGATCTCAACCCCAACtatcagcaacaacagaaccaaTCCCGGTTCAACAGCGACAACTATGCTAATTACCAGGAAAGTGGTTCTGGTAACAGTAGAACCGGGGGAATTTGTTCCAAGATATTCTGCTGTTCTTGGTGTTGA